The Sinorhizobium fredii USDA 257 region CCTTTGCCATCATCTCCTGCCAATGTTCGACCGGGCGGTGCAGACGGATGAGGTTACCAAGATCGGCGTTGATACCGACATTTGGCAGCCCGACCTCCTCGACGAAGCGGACCGAACTGTCGGCCGTTCCGAGATAGGTGTCCTCGTACATTTCCAGCGACACTTCGACGCCAACCTCTTCCGCATGGTGGCCGAGCTCGCGGACCCGCGAAACCGCCGTCTGCCAGGTCGCGGCGTCGTCCGGGTTCTTCAGCCCATCGACGGTCCAGAACCAGAGCACCTTCATCTGCGCCTCCGTCAGCGGACCGAAAAAGCCAAAGGAGACCGAGCCTGCGCCGACAGCCGCGGCGGTCTCGATGACCCGGTGTCCATAGGCGAGATATTCCTCGCCATACTTGGGGTCGATGAGGCTGCGACGCGACGTGGAGATCGCCGGAATGGTGAGGCCGAGTGATCGGGTCAGACCGATGAACTCTTCGAGCCGATCACGCGAAAGATCGGCGAGCCGGATCCAGCTGTCGGTCGGATCGAGTTCGGTAAAGCCGGCGTCCACCACGTCGTGGAGCGTTGCCGCCCATTCGTCCACCGACTGGTCCTGCACGGACCGGCCGTCCGGCAGCATGTTCGGATACTGGATCATCGCGGCCGCGATCGGCCAGCTGTCACGGTTCCATTTGCGTGGCGCCATGGCGAACTCCTTCAAAGATTTGGATCGTATTGGCGGCGGCCGGATCAGGCGGCCGCGTTGCCGTCGCCATGCGAAGCGACGTCGTGCCGGCGCTTGCGCAAGGTGCCGACCAGCCAGAAGGCAAGTGGGGAGAGAAGCAGCACCAGGCCGAGCGTCATCAAGCCGGCAACCAGTGCGTTCGACCAGAAGATGCTGAGGCTGCCGCTGGACATCAACATCGACTGGCGGAA contains the following coding sequences:
- a CDS encoding sugar phosphate isomerase/epimerase family protein, with product MAPRKWNRDSWPIAAAMIQYPNMLPDGRSVQDQSVDEWAATLHDVVDAGFTELDPTDSWIRLADLSRDRLEEFIGLTRSLGLTIPAISTSRRSLIDPKYGEEYLAYGHRVIETAAAVGAGSVSFGFFGPLTEAQMKVLWFWTVDGLKNPDDAATWQTAVSRVRELGHHAEEVGVEVSLEMYEDTYLGTADSSVRFVEEVGLPNVGINADLGNLIRLHRPVEHWQEMMAKVAPFAKYWHVKNYNRTEDAASGLIVTHPAPLEFGVINYRAAIRMALAHGFQSPFLCEHYGGDGLSVSAANRDYLRRILPREQGF